AAATCCATGCAGTAGTGATTATGGCTTTAGAATTATCAAAGTTACTCTGACATTCTTTTGTCCATTCAAGTTTCTAGTCTTTTGTTTTAAACAAATTGTCAAAGGAGCCACCAAGATGCTGAATTTCAGAAGAAACTTCCAATCAATCCATTAGCGCCAATATATTGCAACTATTTTTTTATTGTAGCCATGAGAAAATTCAATTTAACCTGTATTTATGCTTATTGTCCCATTGTCCGACCAAAGAAGTCACTTTTACTttggtaaatgtatttgtaaTCAAATTTACGACCAAATTGGTTCTTCATAATTGGCCAAATAATTTGTCCAAGTGGTGTAATTGTTCCCTCCAGGTTTGGATGAGCACAGCTAAGCAACATACTTATACAATTCTGTGATAACTTTGGTTAATCATTGAAAATTTGCTGGTGTATTTTTCATTGCAAATAACATGACTTTACATTGATAAAGTCCATCCAGTGTTACAAAAACTGATTTTTCTTTGGGTACATCGGGCAATGGAACTTGCCAATATCCTTTTAATGTCAATTTTTGAAACAAACCATGACTGTCAAATCCTTTCAATACAGTCCTCTAATCATAAAATCAAATATGAATCCACCATTATTACTACACTGGCTTTGTGATAATCAATATACGATCATTGTGatccatctggttttggcaccatgcAATAGATGAGCTACTTTGACTAAGTTTAATAATGTCATTGTCCATTTTGATCTCTTCTCTCAATTTAGCAAGCTGTGTATCTGTATGACTCCATTACTTCTCTCATTGAGTCTGTAATGATGTTGTTTTATGGGTAATATATTCCCTACATTAACATCATATATAGCCAAGGATATTTTTGCTGGCCTTTTTACATCAGTTGATTTATGAGGCTGTAATAGCTTTTGTAAGTCACTTCATCAGTTTTACAGGAAATAGCATAATATTTCAGCTAACTTTTCATGCAGCCCCCAACCTAAATACTGGAGTGTTTCCTTTAGACTTTCAATTTCTGATTTAATCTCATTGTTTTGAAATTTTTAATTCACTACTTCTTTTACCACTCTGTCCTGATGATTTTATCTTCCATGGTGTCTATCTAACATACTTAGATGACACACTCGCTGATCTTAGTTTCTCCTGTCTGGAGTACTCGCTTTGTGAACCTTGCTTTTAATGGTTCCTCAGAATTAGGTTACCGTACCAACACCTTAGTCTTCAGTGATGAATCTCCAAGTTTTAACCTTGTTTTTGTTGCTTGTTCAGCACTCTTTTTGGTCACTTCCTAAGTTTTGGTTAGTTTTTCTCAGAAACTCGACACATATTGGAACTGCTGGCTTGAACTGACATCAGGATAAAAGGAGTACCTGAGATTAACCTTTTCTACTCAAAAGGTAAATAAGAGGAGAAACAATTCAAAACTGAGTTCTGAaacagtggagagagagggaaatagtCTCCAGAATTCTGCCTTGGTCACCAGATGAGAGGGGAGTGAAGGTGGAACTggcaaaagagacagagagaaggtaggagaattTTCTTTATTTAGCTCATCAAGTTATAaagatctggaatgcattgcctgagagaaCAATGGAAGCATTTcaataataactttcaaaagggattgtATATCTACCCTTCCGATATCGTTTGTCATCTCTTCATTGCTGTTGTTCCTTTAAAACCCACCTCTTTGGCCAAGTTTTAGGTGATCTGCCCCAATTTATTATGTGGCTTGGTACAATACTTTGTTTTATAATTCTCCTGTGAATTGTTTTGGGATGTTTGGTTATGTTAAGGGTGTAATATTCATTGCAAGTTGTTTTGCTAACATGAAAAGCTAACATGAAGCTCTGGGAAAGAGTTGGGGAGCGAGACAAATTGGAAAACTGTAACCATGAGCTGGTATGGACAGAAAGACCATTCTGAACTGCACAACTCTACAAACTATCTGGGCTTaaacattctgaagaagggtcactgggaccTGAAAAGtaaactttgttttctctctccacagatgttgccagacctgttgagtttctccagcaatttctattcttGTTTCTGagcttaaaagacccagtaccaCCTCACAACACACCCTTCAGAGCAGAAAGcagaacaaagaactgcagatgctggagaaactcagcaggtctggtagcatcaatGCAGAGAAAGCAAACTTaaagttttgggtccagtgagtcCTAACATTTAAGAACTGCACTGATGATAATCTGGGTGCAACATGATATTGAATAATGAGTCCTCTGCAAACAACTGGAAGATTAGAAAAATACTTCTATAAAAATGCACGTTAAAAAAAAGTAAACTCACAATAATTAAATATTTTGCAATATATTAAAAGTGTATGTTTTCTGGAAAtaacaaacacaaacttacttccaTCAGGAAATGATAGCACCAATTTTAATCTGGTGTTGTATCGAACGCAGCTGCTCAAAAGGATGCCACGTGGTATTCCCATCGTATTCCAGATTAAAGTTGCAGGATCAGACTATCACATGTACTGCACTGAGGAAGGAGACAGAAAGGTTGTGAAGTTCAAGGTAAATACCATTTTGGATTTTTATAATTCTCGGGATGGTGAGGTTGGTGGTTATCTCAAGAGGAAAGATTGGGACTGTATTCATTGGGGGTTAGTAGAATGAGCGGTGATCTTTTTGAAACACATGAGGTCCTGAGGgtacttgacagggtggatgctgaaaggatgtttcttctAGGAACACAGctttcttttattccttcattagATGTGGGTgtatttattgccatccctaaaaagatagtggtgagctgctgtcttgaactgcTAAACTAAAACAActaacagcagatgctggaaatccaaaacaaaagtAGAACTTGctggtgtggcagcatctgtggagacagaaaacagagttaatgttttgaagtccattctgaagaagggtcactagactctaaaacattaactctgtttttctctctctatagatgctgccagactcactgagtttctccagcattttctgtttttgtttcttaaacagctgctgtctgtggtgtgtagggacacccacaatgctgtccaAAGGCAGAcaatagctgaggagattgtagaaattggtggtgatctttcaggagtcactggagtcagggaaggtcccagaggactgtaaCATGGTGAAGGTAACAAACCTTttagagaagggagggaggcagagacaggaAACGATAGGTGGTTTAGCCTGACCTCAGACATTGGTAAgtttttagagtccattatttgAGACGCAATTGCAAAGTATTTCAATGTATGTGGTAAAATAGGGccgagtcagcacagcttcatcaagggGTGGTCacgcctgacaaacctgttggaattctttgattAGGTAGCAAGCAAATTTGACAATGGAGAGCCAGTGGattgatctatttggattttcagaaatctgaagcacaaaggtatttgggaatcctagttcaggattctcttaaggttaatgtgcaggttctcATAGCTGTTAGGAAGGCCAATGCAATGTTGGTATTAATTTTAAGAAGGCCACAAATACAACAGCAGAGCTGAACAGCTGAGGCTGTACAAGGTTCTGGTCAGGcgacgtttggaatattgtgatcagttttggacCTTGTATCTAGGGAAGAAAGTACAGGTCTTGGAGGGGGCCCAGATGAGGTTTACAGGATGGGGATAGAGGACTTGATATATGAGGActggttgaggattctgggtctgtactgGGTGAGTTAAGaaggatggtgggggggggagtggatctaattgaaacttccagaatactgagagatctggacagagtggacatggagaagatgtttccactaataggagagactaggacctgaggcacagcctcagagtgaaggaacaaCCCTCTAGAACTCAgaggaagaggaatttcttcagccagagggtggtgactctgCAGAATGCattactgcagaaggctgtggaggccatgtcattgagtttgtttaagacagagacagataggtttttgattagtaagggggGTCAAAGGTTAAAGGGAGACAGGAGGGAAATGGAGTCAGGAGAACAAAGTCagactcaggtgactgtctgtgtgggtttcctctggatgccctggtttcctcccacagtccaaagatatgcaggttgggtagattggccatggtgaATTGTCTCATCACATcttgggatgtgtaggttaaatcTTTATCCTGTGTCTGGAATCCTACAAAAATGTCTTCAACCTCAGTATCCTTCCCCCTTATATCGCTCACTCTCTGCACTCTCAGACATACACATTCACTCATTTACTCACATACATGCGAACACATGAGAAGTTCTGGAATTTCAACTTTTCTTATTGCAATGTAAGAGTGGATGCAGTGTCTGGGTGGAGTTAGCTCTCAAAGATTCCTTTTGAAAATATGGAGGAAGATAGCAGAGTTTATTTTTGTCTAATTGTGCTTAGGAATAGAATTCCTTAACCTGATTAAAGATATGTCAATTGGTTGACAGGATAGGCTGCGTGCTCTGCTGCTCCTATCTTGAAGTGAGTGATGTGAATTCTTCAAAGAGATGTTTGAGCTGAAGCCTGCAGAAGGAGTCCTCACCTGCTACTCCAGACCAGCCTTATCTGGACCATTAATGATGATTTGATCTGCTCAATTGGAAtgacttttaattttaaaattgtgtttcATCTAGGAAGGCAGTGCCCCAAAAAATGTTGAAGACAACATGAAGAACATCATCTTTTACCAGCAGACGTTTGACAACACATATTCTCAGTTTGAATCTGCCTGGGCGCTCGGATGGTTCCTCTGCACTGAAGTAGCAAACAGGTCTCACATCCTCGGTCTGAAGAAGGTCGAGAAGAACCAAGATGAAATGATAGCTGTCGGTTTGGAAAATGTGCAGTAAAGCACATAATTTCAAATCATTATGCCAAATCTGAATCCACTTTGCTGAACTTAGAAATCCTGCCAGCTGTAATATTCCTGCTGAGGGTAGACTCCCAGAACATGTAGTATCAGCAACACCGTACACATTGGTCCAGGGAGCTACCAAGGATGggaagtgactgtggggctggaaagGGAAAGGGTGCAAgaggggctgtttttcctggagtgtcagaggctgaggggtgacctaatagaggtttataaaattatgagagacatggataggataaatagaccaggtcttttccctggggcgggggagttcagaa
Above is a genomic segment from Chiloscyllium punctatum isolate Juve2018m chromosome 23, sChiPun1.3, whole genome shotgun sequence containing:
- the LOC140494009 gene encoding interleukin-18-like produces the protein MIKNIYGEVLIAHRDGNAGPVPIFDHRTFAEQTGNDSTNFNLVLYRTQLLKRMPRGIPIVFQIKVAGSDYHMYCTEEGDRKVVKFKEGSAPKNVEDNMKNIIFYQQTFDNTYSQFESAWALGWFLCTEVANRSHILGLKKVEKNQDEMIAVGLENVQ